The genomic interval CGCCGGGGTGCTCTCCTTGGCCGGAGGCCTCGCCTTGGACCAAGGCGTTCCTTGGGCCGCCTGGCTCGCCCTCGCGGTCCTCGCGGGCTACGTCTCCCATCTCGTGCTCGACCTGGCCAACCCGACGCCCGAGCTGCTCCTCTGGCCCTGGTCGAGGAAGAGGATCCGGCTGACCTGCATCCCCGCTCTGCCCGAGGGAGGTCTTGCGGAGAATGCGCTGGAGGCGCTGGTGGCCTGTCTGGCCCTCGCCGGCGCCTGGGCCGCGCTCGGCCCGGATACGCTTTCTCATCTCCGAGAGGTGGTACGCCCATGATCGAGGCGATCGTCACCCGCGCCACCGAGGCTGCCGTGGCTTCCCTGGTGGGCGCAGACGGCCACCTCGAGGTGGTCGAGCGCGGTGGAGGCGGCCCGGCCGTCGAGGCGGCCGCCCGGGTGCCCTCCGACACCCTAGTCGTCGATGCGGACGCGCTCCCGGGCATCGGTCCCCTCGTCACTTACCGGCTTGCCCGGCCCCAGAGCCGCGCGATCGTCCTCGCCCCGGGCCGCTCGCCCGGGGATGGACTCCTCGCGAGCGTCGCGGCGCTGGGCATCTACGACATCGTCACCGACCTGGAAGAGCTCTCGGCTGTGTTGGCTCGGCCTCCGGCCACTCTCGCCCAGGCCATCCGCTGGATCGACCCGAGCCAGGAACCCGGTGCGCAGGCTGCCACGGCCACCCGCATCGAGGTGGTCGACCGCCTCGTTCCCCTGGGGGCGCGCAGCCAGCTCATCGCCGTCGGCGGCATCGCCCCCGGCGTGGGGACCACTACGGTGGCGGCCGCCATCGCCGGTGCGCTCGCCCGGCGCTGGGGCGTCTACCTGGTCGAGGCCAGTCAGGTGCCCTCGGCGGCCCTGGGCGCGGCGGAGCCAGGCGAGTGGGTTCCCCGGCTGGCGGTGGTACCCGGCGCGCTCGTGAGCGTGGCCGAGGGCGAGGAGGCGGGGAAGCCCCTGCCCTATGCCCGGCCCCCCGAGGCGTGGGAGCGGGTGATGGAGGTCCTCCGCGCCCGCGACCGGCCCTACGTGGTCGCCGACCTGGGCACGGTCGACGTCGGCGTGGACGAGCTCTGGCGGCTCGCCAGTCGCCATGCGGACCTGACGGTCCTCGTGGGCCCGGGCGAGCCCGCTCGCTTCGCCTGGTGGCTCGCCTGGCGGTGGCGCGCGAGGCGCCACCGGGCGCTTCCCAGTACGGTGGTCCTCACGGGCTCAGGGGTGAGCCCCCGCAACTGGTGGCTCGCGATGTCGGACGGCGACCCCGGCTTCCCGCCGGCGTCCGTCCGCGCGGTCCACTTCCCGCGCTTGGAGCCTCGCCTCCGCGACGGGCGGTGGGAGACGCCGCCGGCCTACCCCGACGGGGAAGAGTCTCTTCGGGCGGCCGTGCGGGAGATCCTCGGCGACCTCTGGCCGCCGGAGCCGGAAGGGAGACCCCGCCCGAAGCTGCCATGGCTGCCGAGGAGGAAATGAGACCCCGGCGGCTCCGGCTGAGCCTGCCCCCGCCGGGCTCCCCGCTCCAGCAAGGGTCGCTCAGGCCGTGAGCATATGCTCGGCCTCCGGCCTCCGCTATCCCTCCCGGCCCTCGCTCTTTGCTTCGCTCCGCCCTTGCCTCCACGCCCGCCGGGACGGCGCTCCGCGCCTGGCCCTCGGCTCTCAGAGCCGCCGGCGGGCGGCGAGCCGGAGGAGGTGATCGCGATGGAGGACGACGGACGGGTGCTCGGCGTCAAGGTGGTGCGCGCCTGCAAGTGGTGCCATGGCGACGGCGTAGTCGATGTCCAGGACGAGGAGGGTCGCTGGGACGAGGAGGAGTGCTACTTCTGCGAGGGGACCGGGGTGGAAGAGGTGCGCGTTTCGCTCGGCGAGCTGAAGCGGCTCCTGGAAGGCGCCGGGCGGCCGGAGCAAGATGGGCCGAAGGGTGGTAGAGTCTAAGGTGCAAGAAAGGGTGGGTCCCGTGTCGGAGGAAGTGGCCGCAACGCGCGAACCAGGTGGGCCCGGGGCTCCAGTGGACGCCTCCTGGCTGATCCTGCAGCGCCTGGACGACCTCCGGCGCGCCCAGGACGAGCTCAAGGCGGACGTAAAGGAGCGATTGGACGCCTTTGGGCGCGCCCAGGATGAACTGAAGGCGGACATCAAGGCCTTGCGGGCGGACCTTGAGGCGAAGATCGAGTCGGTGCGGAACTGGTCGCTGGGCCTCTTGCTCCTGGCCATCCTGGGCCTTCTCGCGAAGCTCCTGATCCCCGGAGCATAACCGACAAGTTCAGACATCCAGAACCCGAGAAGGGCGGCCCAAGCGGCCGCCCTTCCTGTTTGGAGGTGCGTCCCATGCCGGTCGGACCCTGCCCCCTCTGCGGGGCGGAGGAGCTCGAGGAGATGGAGGACGGCTGGCAGTGCCCGGAGTGCGACTGGGTGCTCTGGCGCGAGATCGGGCATCGACCGCTCAGCGACGCCGAGGCAGCCGAGCTCTGCAAGAAGGGAAAGACCGCGGTCCTGAACGGTTTCCGCTCCAAGGCCGGGAAGCCGTTCAAGGCCGCCCTCAAGGTGGAGGACGACGGCAAGGTCGTCTTCGACTTCCCCGAGCGGCCGCCTGCGGAGCCAGTCGGAAAGTGCCCGGCCTGCGGAGCGGACGTCATCGAGCACGAGCGCTCCTACTCCTGCTCGGCGTGGCGGGAGACCGGCTGCTCTTTCGCTCTCTGGAAGGAGATCGCCGGCCACCGGGTGACGCGGGCGGAGGCGACGTCGCTCCTCCGTGGAGAGGTGGTGGGGCCGGTC from Bacillota bacterium carries:
- a CDS encoding metal-dependent hydrolase, coding for AGVLSLAGGLALDQGVPWAAWLALAVLAGYVSHLVLDLANPTPELLLWPWSRKRIRLTCIPALPEGGLAENALEALVACLALAGAWAALGPDTLSHLREVVRP
- a CDS encoding topoisomerase C-terminal repeat-containing protein, producing MPVGPCPLCGAEELEEMEDGWQCPECDWVLWREIGHRPLSDAEAAELCKKGKTAVLNGFRSKAGKPFKAALKVEDDGKVVFDFPERPPAEPVGKCPACGADVIEHERSYSCSAWRETGCSFALWKEIAGHRVTRAEATSLLRGEVVGPVRLKGRSGRRFRARLRLGEDHRVEFIFDDTAKAVS